In Mercurialis annua linkage group LG5, ddMerAnnu1.2, whole genome shotgun sequence, a single genomic region encodes these proteins:
- the LOC126681244 gene encoding uncharacterized protein LOC126681244 isoform X2: MESPGKRAGSPKRSGSPISEHQRRRKDDERDLDRDSEYSNRHPDRYSSRSSSTRHDEYSRRDEERRRDSRFAGYSDIVRDESRDNLRNARGKYGSSWHGSKDYRASKHNSQDNDRDRYRRDRDVRDEKRDYHRSSGDHKSYRNRDSYENNQRELKDTDKEKDRYDRVSQGDKSISGSGNQESVPKRPKLFTSDWDVQHSKDANETLKQVDEVVPAQQFHATNSEAANDLNSAKVAAMKAAELVNINLGGVGFMSTEQKKKLLWGSKKSTSSEVSARQWDTALFDDNERRDKFNKLMGVKGDVKADQKSNTEDGDGRLQAEKQKEVQLDLEKQYTAGLRRRDGRTVGLGL, encoded by the exons ATGGAGAGTCCGGGTAAGAGAGCAGGGAGTCCGAAGCGCAGTGGTAGTCCAATTTCTGAACATCAACGAAGAAGGAAAGATGATGAAAGGGATTTAGATAGGGATTCTGAGTATTCAAATAGACATCCTGATCGATATTCCTCCAGGAGCTCTTCTACTAGGCATGACGAATACAGCAGGCGCGATGAAGAGAGGCGTCGAGATTCTAGGTTTGCTGGTTATTCTGATATCGTCCGAGATGAGAGTAGAGACAATTTGCGAAACGCTCGCGGTAAATATGGAAGTTCTTGGCATGGAAGCAAGGATTATAGAGCTAGCAAACATAATTCTCAAGATAACGATAGGGATCGGTACAGGCGGGATAGAGATGTTCGTGATGAGAAAAGGGATTACCATAGGAGTTCTGGAGACCACAAAAGTTATCGAAATAGAGATTCTTATGAGAATAACCAAAGAGAACTAAAGGATACCGACAAGGAGAAGGATCGGTACGATAGAGTATCACAAGGAGATAAATCAATTTCTGGGAGTGGAAATCAAGAATCAGTACCCAAAAGGCCTAAGCTATTTACTTCTGACTGGGATGTTCAACATTCAAAAGATG CCAATGAAACACTAAAACAAGTCGACGAGGTTGTCCCTGCACAGCAGTTCCATGCTACTAATTCAGAAGCTGCTAATGATCTCAATTCAGCAAAAGTTGCTGCAATGAAAGCTGCTGAATTAG TTAACATAAACCTTGGTGGGGTTGGTTTTATGTCCACTGAGCAGAAGAAAAAGCTTCTCTGGGGGAGTAAGAAGAGCACAAGTTCAGAAGTG TCTGCCCGTCAGTGGGATACTGCACTCTTTGATGATAATGAGAGGCGAGATAAGTTCAACAAACTCATG GGTGTGAAGGGCGACGTGAAGGCAGATCAGAAATCCAACACAGAAGATGGCGATGGTCGTCTTCAAGCAGAGAAGCAAAAGGAAGTCCAGTTGGATTTAGAGAAGCAGTACACTGCTGGTCTTCGACGGAGAGATGGCCGCACTGTCGGATTAGGCCTTTAA
- the LOC126681244 gene encoding uncharacterized protein LOC126681244 isoform X1, with product MESPGKRAGSPKRSGSPISEHQRRRKDDERDLDRDSEYSNRHPDRYSSRSSSTRHDEYSRRDEERRRDSRFAGYSDIVRDESRDNLRNARGKYGSSWHGSKDYRASKHNSQDNDRDRYRRDRDVRDEKRDYHRSSGDHKSYRNRDSYENNQRELKDTDKEKDRYDRVSQGDKSISGSGNQESVPKRPKLFTSDWDVQHSKDANETLKQVDEVVPAQQFHATNSEAANDLNSAKVAAMKAAELVNINLGGVGFMSTEQKKKLLWGSKKSTSSEVSARQWDTALFDDNERRDKFNKLMSLRLHWCLWPNVGCEGRREGRSEIQHRRWRWSSSSREAKGSPVGFREAVHCWSSTERWPHCRIRPLIVFLRLLCTRTTMFSNILLYPYAINMILMAFRPSECNLQFVTDHLTLLQIGHRYWVCEKPTNQIDNFDLVWFDIFLIWLLIWFDFGKK from the exons ATGGAGAGTCCGGGTAAGAGAGCAGGGAGTCCGAAGCGCAGTGGTAGTCCAATTTCTGAACATCAACGAAGAAGGAAAGATGATGAAAGGGATTTAGATAGGGATTCTGAGTATTCAAATAGACATCCTGATCGATATTCCTCCAGGAGCTCTTCTACTAGGCATGACGAATACAGCAGGCGCGATGAAGAGAGGCGTCGAGATTCTAGGTTTGCTGGTTATTCTGATATCGTCCGAGATGAGAGTAGAGACAATTTGCGAAACGCTCGCGGTAAATATGGAAGTTCTTGGCATGGAAGCAAGGATTATAGAGCTAGCAAACATAATTCTCAAGATAACGATAGGGATCGGTACAGGCGGGATAGAGATGTTCGTGATGAGAAAAGGGATTACCATAGGAGTTCTGGAGACCACAAAAGTTATCGAAATAGAGATTCTTATGAGAATAACCAAAGAGAACTAAAGGATACCGACAAGGAGAAGGATCGGTACGATAGAGTATCACAAGGAGATAAATCAATTTCTGGGAGTGGAAATCAAGAATCAGTACCCAAAAGGCCTAAGCTATTTACTTCTGACTGGGATGTTCAACATTCAAAAGATG CCAATGAAACACTAAAACAAGTCGACGAGGTTGTCCCTGCACAGCAGTTCCATGCTACTAATTCAGAAGCTGCTAATGATCTCAATTCAGCAAAAGTTGCTGCAATGAAAGCTGCTGAATTAG TTAACATAAACCTTGGTGGGGTTGGTTTTATGTCCACTGAGCAGAAGAAAAAGCTTCTCTGGGGGAGTAAGAAGAGCACAAGTTCAGAAGTG TCTGCCCGTCAGTGGGATACTGCACTCTTTGATGATAATGAGAGGCGAGATAAGTTCAACAAACTCATG AGTCTGAGGTTGCATTGGTGCCTATGGCCAAATGTAGGGTGTGAAGGGCGACGTGAAGGCAGATCAGAAATCCAACACAGAAGATGGCGATGGTCGTCTTCAAGCAGAGAAGCAAAAGGAAGTCCAGTTGGATTTAGAGAAGCAGTACACTGCTGGTCTTCGACGGAGAGATGGCCGCACTGTCGGATTAGGCCTTTAATTGTCTTTCTAAGATTACTTTGCACTCGCACCACAATGTTTTCTAATATTTTGTTGTACCCATATGCGATAAATATGATTCTCATGGCTTTTAGACCCAGTGAGTGTAATTTGCAATTTGTTACTGACCATCTTACTCTTTTGCAGATTGGCCACCGGTATTGGGTGTGCGAAAAACCAACTAATCAAATTGATAATTTCGATTTAGTgtggtttgatatttttttaatttggcttttaatttggtttgattttggcaaaaaataA